A region of Bicyclus anynana chromosome 17, ilBicAnyn1.1, whole genome shotgun sequence DNA encodes the following proteins:
- the LOC112049442 gene encoding survival motor neuron protein isoform X4, which translates to MSKDDLLYVRNMSASESEENEDLQDVWDDSKLNRAYDKALSMANIEVAKRLAMSTNTQVANDGSKTNKPTPNSASKSQKKQNTTWKAGMHCRAVYEEDGLEYEAFVIRVIDTKECVVRFLGYENSEIVKLNSLKPSLGKRERNKQIEEALVDNMDDGLSIRSHTIQDMDVSDRPQSCVSLENNLTVPVSVKRKKSKKNKSKKTSELYLPELPSMPLPDIAHLKNMVAMDLPLPPPPPIGFPTSSHKPDSEDQAISSMLLSWYMSGYYTGLYQGMKR; encoded by the exons atgtcgaAGGATGACCTGCTTTACGTGAGAAATATGAGTGCA TCAGAATCAGAGGAAAACGAGGATCTACAAGACGTTTGGGATGATAGCAAGCTGAACAGAGCATACGACAAGGCTTTGAGCATGGCTAACATTGAAGTGGCCAAACGACTGGCAATGTCTACTAATACACAAGTTGCTAATGATG GATCTAAAACCAATAAACCTACACCAAACTCAGCTTCGAAAAGTCAAAAGAAACAGAATACAACATGGAAGGCAGGCATGCATTGCCGCGCTGTCTACGAAGAAGATGGCTTGGAGTATGAAGCGTTCGTCATAAGAGTGATTGACACGAAAGAATGTGTTGTACGCTTTTtag GCTACGAAAACTCTGAAATAGTAAAATTGAATTCCCTGAAGCCATCTTTAGGTaaaagggagcgaaacaaacaAATCGAGGAAGCGCTGGTCGACAATATGGACGATGGGTTGAGCATTCGCTCGCACACCATTCAGGACATGGACGTCAGCGATAGGCCACAGAGCTGTGTCAGCTTAg aaaataatttaaccgTTCCAGTATCTGTGAAAAGGAAAAAATCAAAGAAGAACAAATCAAAGAAGACAAGCGAGCTGTATCTTCCAGAACTACCTTCCATGCCCCTACCAGATATTGCACACTTGAAGAAT atGGTTGCAATGGACTTGCCCCTTCCACCTCCGCCTCCCATCGGTTTCCCCACATCCAGCCACAAACCTGACAGCGAAGACCAGGCCATCTCCTCCATGCTCCTCAGCTGGTACATGAGCGGCTATTACACTGGACTCTATCAAGGCATGAAacggtaa
- the LOC112049442 gene encoding survival motor neuron protein isoform X1 yields MSKDDLLYVRNMSASESEENEDLQDVWDDSKLNRAYDKALSMANIEVAKRLAMSTNTQVANDGSKTNKPTPNSASKSQKKQNTTWKAGMHCRAVYEEDGLEYEAFVIRVIDTKECVVRFLGYENSEIVKLNSLKPSLGKRERNKQIEEALVDNMDDGLSIRSHTIQDMDVSDRPQSCVSLENNLTVPVSVKRKKSKKNKSKKTSELYLPELPSMPLPDIAHLKNMVAMDLPLPPPPPIGFPTSSHKPDSEDQAISSMLLSWYMSGYYTGLYQGMKRERNEKKHHCEK; encoded by the exons atgtcgaAGGATGACCTGCTTTACGTGAGAAATATGAGTGCA TCAGAATCAGAGGAAAACGAGGATCTACAAGACGTTTGGGATGATAGCAAGCTGAACAGAGCATACGACAAGGCTTTGAGCATGGCTAACATTGAAGTGGCCAAACGACTGGCAATGTCTACTAATACACAAGTTGCTAATGATG GATCTAAAACCAATAAACCTACACCAAACTCAGCTTCGAAAAGTCAAAAGAAACAGAATACAACATGGAAGGCAGGCATGCATTGCCGCGCTGTCTACGAAGAAGATGGCTTGGAGTATGAAGCGTTCGTCATAAGAGTGATTGACACGAAAGAATGTGTTGTACGCTTTTtag GCTACGAAAACTCTGAAATAGTAAAATTGAATTCCCTGAAGCCATCTTTAGGTaaaagggagcgaaacaaacaAATCGAGGAAGCGCTGGTCGACAATATGGACGATGGGTTGAGCATTCGCTCGCACACCATTCAGGACATGGACGTCAGCGATAGGCCACAGAGCTGTGTCAGCTTAg aaaataatttaaccgTTCCAGTATCTGTGAAAAGGAAAAAATCAAAGAAGAACAAATCAAAGAAGACAAGCGAGCTGTATCTTCCAGAACTACCTTCCATGCCCCTACCAGATATTGCACACTTGAAGAAT atGGTTGCAATGGACTTGCCCCTTCCACCTCCGCCTCCCATCGGTTTCCCCACATCCAGCCACAAACCTGACAGCGAAGACCAGGCCATCTCCTCCATGCTCCTCAGCTGGTACATGAGCGGCTATTACACTGGACTCTATCAAGGCATGAAacg tgaacGGAACGAGAAGAAACATCACTGCGAAAAATAA
- the LOC112049442 gene encoding survival motor neuron protein isoform X3 yields MSKDDLLYVRNMSASESEENEDLQDVWDDSKLNRAYDKALSMANIEVAKRLAMSTNTQVANDGSKTNKPTPNSASKSQKKQNTTWKAGMHCRAVYEEDGLEYEAFVIRVIDTKECVVRFLGYENSEIVKLNSLKPSLGKRERNKQIEEALVDNMDDGLSIRSHTIQDMDVSDRPQSCVSLENNLTVPVSVKRKKSKKNKSKKTSELYLPELPSMPLPDIAHLKNMVAMDLPLPPPPPIGFPTSSHKPDSEDQAISSMLLSWYMSGYYTGLYQGMKR; encoded by the exons atgtcgaAGGATGACCTGCTTTACGTGAGAAATATGAGTGCA TCAGAATCAGAGGAAAACGAGGATCTACAAGACGTTTGGGATGATAGCAAGCTGAACAGAGCATACGACAAGGCTTTGAGCATGGCTAACATTGAAGTGGCCAAACGACTGGCAATGTCTACTAATACACAAGTTGCTAATGATG GATCTAAAACCAATAAACCTACACCAAACTCAGCTTCGAAAAGTCAAAAGAAACAGAATACAACATGGAAGGCAGGCATGCATTGCCGCGCTGTCTACGAAGAAGATGGCTTGGAGTATGAAGCGTTCGTCATAAGAGTGATTGACACGAAAGAATGTGTTGTACGCTTTTtag GCTACGAAAACTCTGAAATAGTAAAATTGAATTCCCTGAAGCCATCTTTAGGTaaaagggagcgaaacaaacaAATCGAGGAAGCGCTGGTCGACAATATGGACGATGGGTTGAGCATTCGCTCGCACACCATTCAGGACATGGACGTCAGCGATAGGCCACAGAGCTGTGTCAGCTTAg aaaataatttaaccgTTCCAGTATCTGTGAAAAGGAAAAAATCAAAGAAGAACAAATCAAAGAAGACAAGCGAGCTGTATCTTCCAGAACTACCTTCCATGCCCCTACCAGATATTGCACACTTGAAGAAT atGGTTGCAATGGACTTGCCCCTTCCACCTCCGCCTCCCATCGGTTTCCCCACATCCAGCCACAAACCTGACAGCGAAGACCAGGCCATCTCCTCCATGCTCCTCAGCTGGTACATGAGCGGCTATTACACTGGACTCTATCAAGGCATGAAacg ttga
- the LOC112049442 gene encoding survival motor neuron protein isoform X2 has translation MSKDDLLYVRNMSASESEENEDLQDVWDDSKLNRAYDKALSMANIEVAKRLAMSTNTQVANDGSKTNKPTPNSASKSQKKQNTTWKAGMHCRAVYEEDGLEYEAFVIRVIDTKECVVRFLGYENSEIVKLNSLKPSLGKRERNKQIEEALVDNMDDGLSIRSHTIQDMDVSDRPQSCVSLVSVKRKKSKKNKSKKTSELYLPELPSMPLPDIAHLKNMVAMDLPLPPPPPIGFPTSSHKPDSEDQAISSMLLSWYMSGYYTGLYQGMKRERNEKKHHCEK, from the exons atgtcgaAGGATGACCTGCTTTACGTGAGAAATATGAGTGCA TCAGAATCAGAGGAAAACGAGGATCTACAAGACGTTTGGGATGATAGCAAGCTGAACAGAGCATACGACAAGGCTTTGAGCATGGCTAACATTGAAGTGGCCAAACGACTGGCAATGTCTACTAATACACAAGTTGCTAATGATG GATCTAAAACCAATAAACCTACACCAAACTCAGCTTCGAAAAGTCAAAAGAAACAGAATACAACATGGAAGGCAGGCATGCATTGCCGCGCTGTCTACGAAGAAGATGGCTTGGAGTATGAAGCGTTCGTCATAAGAGTGATTGACACGAAAGAATGTGTTGTACGCTTTTtag GCTACGAAAACTCTGAAATAGTAAAATTGAATTCCCTGAAGCCATCTTTAGGTaaaagggagcgaaacaaacaAATCGAGGAAGCGCTGGTCGACAATATGGACGATGGGTTGAGCATTCGCTCGCACACCATTCAGGACATGGACGTCAGCGATAGGCCACAGAGCTGTGTCAGCTTAg TATCTGTGAAAAGGAAAAAATCAAAGAAGAACAAATCAAAGAAGACAAGCGAGCTGTATCTTCCAGAACTACCTTCCATGCCCCTACCAGATATTGCACACTTGAAGAAT atGGTTGCAATGGACTTGCCCCTTCCACCTCCGCCTCCCATCGGTTTCCCCACATCCAGCCACAAACCTGACAGCGAAGACCAGGCCATCTCCTCCATGCTCCTCAGCTGGTACATGAGCGGCTATTACACTGGACTCTATCAAGGCATGAAacg tgaacGGAACGAGAAGAAACATCACTGCGAAAAATAA
- the LOC112049441 gene encoding myelin expression factor 2, with the protein MDSNKQNNDSDKVPGFDSDEIIQPAARRVSAKEIFSLNLKKEDSKFDCDIQDTQLNPKRKFSEDSNKMENEDSQNSNESVKRRRYSDSLNEVPKSNDSSSLGEKNYTLMITNSPGDWTLDEVMKFVKHECGVESVNDSREKNTGNCQVDLQFDEKEKFYHVLAKLREKEALGKLSVHCIDKTKAEPESDAESAKTLVLENKSSKFKQETREEESAGSSTPDEDFAIDPNEFYLRESYLDTLGIKSPISNWVSVTDFRCDKSELKEVLELAGRVLVCSVSMNTKHASVMYSHPLEAVQAVSMLNGQQYYGKTLQVKMSIFYNTNQHCQRDWRTLAQDWANTAILCKTLANITRDSRKGKPSDLDACLFQTAFLNKDWDKNRRNCQVCLC; encoded by the exons ATggattcaaataaacaaaataatgataGTGATAAGGTACCGGGATTTGATTCAGACGAAATAATACAACCTGCAGCGAGGCGCGTGAGTGCGAAAGAGATATTTAGCCTAAACTTGAAAAAAGAAGATTCCAAATTCGATTGTGATATACAAGATACACAATTAAATCCaaagagaaaattctctgaagATTCCAACAAGATGGAGAATGAGGATTCGCAGAATTCAAATGAAAGTGTTAAACGGAGGCGATATTCTGACTCCTTAAACGAGGTTCCAAAGTCCAATGATTCCTCCAGTTTGGGTGAGAAAAATTATACATTGATGATAACAAATTCACCAGGAGACTGGACTTTGGATGAAGTAATGAAATTTGTCAAACATGAA TGTGGAGTCGAGAGTGTCAATGATAGCAGAGAGAAAAATACCGGGAATTGTCAAGTGGATCTTCAATTTGATGAGAAGGAAAAGTTCTACCACGTTCTGGCAAAGCTGAGGGAAAAAGAGGCTCTAGGGAAACTGAGTGTTCATTGTATAG ACAAGACGAAAGCTGAACCAGAGAGTGATGCAGAATCTGCAAAGACTTTAGTATTAGAAAACAA AAGCAGTAAATTTAAACAAGAGACGAGAGAAGAGGAATCCGCCGGATCTTCTACGCCCGATGAGGATTTTGCCATTGATCCAAATGAGTTCTACTTAAGAGAGAGTTACCTAGACACGCTGGGTATCAAATCGCCTATATCCAACTGGGTTTCTGTTACTGAT TTCAGATGCGATAAATCGGAGCTGAAGGAGGTTCTGGAGCTGGCGGGCAGAGTTCTGGTCTGCTCCGTCAGCATGAACACGAAACACGCCAGCGTTATGTACAGCCACCCACTTGAAGCGGTGCAg GCTGTCTCAATGTTAAACGGGCAACAATATTACGGCAAAACCCTGCAAGTGAAAATGAGTATATTTTACAACACAAACCAGCATTGCCAAAGGGATTGGCGGACATTGGCCCAGGATTGGGCAAACACGGCAATCCTTTGCAAGACATTGGCGAACATTACAAGAGATTCGCGAAAGGGAAAACCTTCAGATTTGGACGCGTGTTTATTCCAAACGGCGTTTTTGAACAAAGATTGGGATAAAAATAGACGAAATTGCCaagtttgtttgtgttga